In Staphylococcus lloydii, the following proteins share a genomic window:
- a CDS encoding signal transduction protein TRAP: MKMYASYGTFGYLNQIRLNNPDHNLLQFSTSDSSVIIEETDGTTVLKEPIVYDVIESEGELDKDDFYAVLFIPTTDDHAYQLEKTILGISADFSQFAGFKSYRFLKPIEGLTYKIYFGFSSRSAYETFKNSTLFNNHFDKISLSQFFGSSGQFSSYFERFLYPIDDN; encoded by the coding sequence AAATTAGACTAAATAATCCAGACCATAATTTATTGCAGTTTTCAACTTCTGATTCATCAGTAATAATAGAAGAAACTGATGGTACAACAGTTTTAAAAGAACCTATTGTTTATGATGTTATAGAATCTGAAGGCGAATTAGATAAAGATGATTTTTATGCAGTTTTATTCATACCAACTACTGACGATCATGCATATCAATTAGAAAAAACGATATTAGGTATATCTGCAGATTTCTCACAATTTGCTGGATTTAAGTCTTACCGATTCTTAAAACCTATAGAAGGATTAACTTATAAAATTTATTTTGGTTTCAGTTCAAGAAGTGCTTATGAAACTTTTAAAAATTCCACTCTATTTAACAATCATTTTGACAAAATATCATTGAGTCAATTTTTCGGTTCTAGTGGTCAATTTTCAAGTTACTTCGAACGCTTCTTGTATCCAATTGATGACAATTAA